Below is a window of Desulfobaccales bacterium DNA.
TGGATGAATGGCCTCCGGGCCGGGGTCACAGTCTTTGGCGGGTATCTTGCCATCGGAATTTTTTCATGGAACCTGATCTCCCCTTATTTCGGGTTCAACCGGGTGATCCTAGGCACCGGTGATGAACTGCTCTTGGGCGGGATCATCGCCTTTTATTTCGGAAAACGCCTAACTGAAAAAATGAGCGGCGTGAGCGCGGTGGAGTAGGATATGGCCGACCCCCTTACCATCCCCAAGACCTCCATCCACATCCAGGTGGCCGATAATGGCTATTACGCCGAAGCAAACGGTGACGCGGTGAAGCTCTGTTCCCAAGTCTTTGACCAAAAGGCTGACCTGTTCCTGTGGCTGGCCAAAAACATCACCTTCCGGGGGAGCGTGGAGCGGTTGACCCTTAATCTCAAGGATGGGATGCAGGTGTTGCAGAGCGGTTAGAAGATTCGCCATGATGGCCAGGCGCACAAGGACGTGCTTTTCTATGGCTCATCTGCCCCATAATCCGGAAGTGACCATGGCCCGCATCATTGAGGTGCTGGCTGGCAAGATTAGTCTTGCTGATGCCCGGGCAATTCATACGATCCTCAATGAAGACGTGGAAGCACGTTTTCAGGACCTAACCGCCTGGCTGGATGTGGTTGCCCTCTATCTCCCGAGCCGGAGCCATAGCAAAATAACTCGCCTGGGCTTGAGTCGCTTCGTTTGGAAGCATAGAGGTTGGTTCCGGGTCAGGGATTTTGCTTATCACTTAGAGGTCCATGACAAAACCGCCTGGGAATATCTCAAAACTCTCCATGGCGTCGGCCTGGTGGCTCACAATGGCGAGCGGTCGAGCCGGGCGCGATATCGGATTGAGTTGCCGGGGGCGATTGATGGCTGATGAGGACAGGCTGGTGAGGCCCAGAGAGGCGGCGGTACGCCTGGGGAAGCCTAAGTCCACCATTTATGCCTGGCTACACTCCGGCAAACTTCCGGGGGTCCAGGTGAGCGAGCGCACGGTGAGGATCCGGGAAAGTGTGGTAAGGGAGATGGAGAATGTGCCAGAAAGCCCAAACCTGGCCAAATGAAAGCCGGTGCATGTTCGTGGACAGGTGGGGCATCTGCTGGAACGTGGCCTGCGACGCTACGTTCGGGGCGGTCTGTGTGGAGCCGGAGGCCCCTTCACCTCAATTTTTTCCAGAGCCAACTCAATCCCCCACGGGATAGTGCGGCCCTGCTCCCAGCCCTCCACCGTGCGCCGCGAGGTTTTTCGCCCCAGGGCAGTCAATGTCTGGGCCAAACCCTTTTGGGTCAGACCCAGGCGGAAACGGGCAGCTTTAAGTTCGTTAGGGGTCATGTTAGGCGATTTCTTCTACGTCATGATTCAGGATGTCGTCAATAATCTCCTCATCGGTCATGGTGCAGGTATTCCCGTTTTCATCCTCATATTCGTCCCAGGCGCTCATGCGGTATTGAGCAATCATCTCGGGCAGCGTAAAATTGCACTCCGTTCCAAACCTGGGGTCGTGGCTGATATAGCGTTTTGTCATTGTCCTGTCCTCCTGTCGTTTGATAATTAAGATATACGCTCTCATGCGTAGGTTGTCAAGAGGAAAATGCAGGAGGATGAAAGTTTTTTGGTGTCCGCGAAGTGTCCGCAAAATGCGCTCACAATTGGTTAATTATGGTTGATTTTGGTTAATCGCCGCCCCTTGACAAAATCGCCGAACCCCAGTATATTCAAGCCTGTCAACGTTTCGGGCCGTTAGCTCAATTGGTAGAGCAAGTGAC
It encodes the following:
- a CDS encoding helix-turn-helix domain-containing protein, which produces MADEDRLVRPREAAVRLGKPKSTIYAWLHSGKLPGVQVSERTVRIRESVVREMENVPESPNLAK